The Acidobacteriota bacterium DNA segment TTGCCGCCAGCGGCATTCTGGAATTGCGCGAAGCGTTTCATATCCTTGGCGACAACGCTAACTTTGTAAACTTGATCGTGTCCACGGCGGTTTCCGCTATCTTTGGGTACGCCAGCATCGCGTTTTTGATCAATTATCTGCGAAGAAATTCCACGATGCTGTTCATTGTGTACCGGTTGATTGCGGGGTTGATCCTGCTGGGACTGGCTTATAGAGGGTGGTAACCAACCATCACTTTTTCCGAAACGAATACAACCTGGCCGGGCGATGCGCGCCATCGCTGCGCGTTTCGTTTATTTCGCCGATTTGGCCTTGAGCCAGAATCTTTTTGCGGAAGTTTCGTTTGTCCACCGGTCGCTGCAAAATGATTTCGTAGACGCGTTGCAGTTCCGACAGCGTGAATTTTCTGGGCAGCAATTCATATCCGACCGTCGTCCATTCGATTTTGTTGCGCAACCGCCACACCGCATACTCCAGAATCTTTTTGTGATCAAAAGCCAGCTTCGGCGGTTTGAAGACCGAATGCCATTCGGCTTCGGCGGCGTCCGATGCGGCGCGAATTTTCTGCTGTTCGGCATCCACCAGCGCGAAATACGAAACGCTGATGACGCGGCCACGCGGGTCGCGTTTCGGATCGCCAAAGGTGTAAAGCTGTTCCAGGTACACCTTGGTCACGCCCGCTTCCT contains these protein-coding regions:
- a CDS encoding NUDIX hydrolase; this translates as MTYTYKYPRPAVTVDLVIFTIAENDLKVLLIRRNGEPFKNNWALPGGFVEIEESLEKAAARELKEEAGVTKVYLEQLYTFGDPKRDPRGRVISVSYFALVDAEQQKIRAASDAAEAEWHSVFKPPKLAFDHKKILEYAVWRLRNKIEWTTVGYELLPRKFTLSELQRVYEIILQRPVDKRNFRKKILAQGQIGEINETRSDGAHRPARLYSFRKK